The Spirosoma sp. SC4-14 DNA window ACTTTTGCCATAGTTAATGAGTGAATTGTGAATGAGTGAATCGCCTAATCACTCATTCACAATTATACTAATTCATATTCGTCTAAAAGTACTCTTACGGTTGCCACATCGTTGAACATCATGATATCCAAAATGGACAGCCAGGGAATGAAATCATTCTTAAACTGCGAGTATTCCACCCGTTTCGCTTTCAGAAAATTCAGATTGATTCCGGCCTGAGCAAAGGTTGGTTTATCATAAAGTTCGAGTCCGCCAATAGGATTGATATAACCTGTTGCATTTTCCTGTCGGCAAATATCCAGAATCCGTTCCTGAGCTTTCAACTGCGAATTATCGTATATCGATGACGACGCAATGAGACGGGTTGTCAGGCCCAGATATTGATTTAACTCAACCAGACTGAAATGGATCAGATCGGCAATTGAATCGGTGGTAAAATTGATAATTTTTTCGGTCAGCGGCATCACCGTTGCATAATAGGGCGCTTTCCGATAGCCCTGTTCAACGGTTTTGAGGAGTTTACTCCGCCACTTAGGATCATCGGCCAGGTGTACTTCGTTGATACGTTTGTTCTGGCTGGCATCTTTTAGAGGTACTGTAAACAAATACTCCTGTCCATTAATCAGGAGTTTATTACGATTGATCCAGCCCCGATTAATAAAGGCTACATCATCGTAAAGCACAAATGCATCAACAGCCTTCATGAGCTGCATATAGCCAACGTAAGGCATGAAATAAGGCTGCATGATGGCAAGAGTCATGAGTCTTCGGGAGTTTAGTTTGTGTGGACTGGGTTTACGGCTAAACCACAAGCCACTAGTCTAGTTTAACTTACGCAGGTAATAATCTTCGCCGGGCACAATCACGCTGTTTCGCATGGTTGTATCGGTTCCTAACCGGATATCACCCGGACGGGGAGCGATTACACTTTTAGCAAAGAACAGATAACTGGCATTTTTGGGAATTGGCTGTACGCCCTGTTCAAACGGATTGATCGTTATCAGTCGACGCGACAGTTTGGGGCCATAGAGCGGATATTCATAATCATCGTTGATTGTGCCCAGGGCAACTGTAGCCGTATCGGGCACCAGTTCGTCGAATCGTTTATAAGCAACATAAATATCGGGTCGCCCCAGCGTCATTTGTTCGATACGATCGGACTGAAATGCCGATGGAAACGATTTTCCATCAGGAGCAGTCCAGGCAAAAGGTAGTGCCCGTGTATTAAGAAAGATCGATAATAAGGCCGAAATGCAGCCAAGCACCGTTACCAATCCAACGTAACTTTTCCAGAGTAGTCGACCTGGCACATCGACGGTTGCGCGGGGAGAGAGAAATACGAGTGCCAGAAACGTGATCCCGAACAGGCCGGTTTCAATAAAATAGCGCCCTTTAAACGGATCGTAAGGAGCAGAGTAGGAGAGTGCCAGAAAATGCAGTAGCAGGGCAATGCCGATGTAAACATGCGGAGTTGACCGTATAAAACCAATCAGCACCAGAAACAGCAATGGAAACACTAGTCCGAAACCAAAAATACCCCAGTAGGGATTGGCATTGTAAAAAACGAACCGACGGTCGAAGGCAAACGGCTGAATAGAAAAATCGGTTTCTTCATCGAGCCGCATATGTAGCTTATCTTCCAGCATCACCAGCGGCTGGCGCATGGCATGGTTCAATTCTGCTCCTGCTTTCAGGTTTCGGATACCATCCAGATTGACATGGTCGTAGGCATAACGAACCACATTGCGGCTACCTTGTTCCAACAGGTTGCTTAGTGGGCCAGCCCGTTCTACGGATTGGTGTTTCAGCGCCGTAGGTGGACCAATGGGATGGCCGAACACTTCAATGTTTTTCAGATAGCCTGTTGGCAGTGTCCAGATGCAAACCGCTACTACAATAGCCGCTGCCAGTCGCCAGGTTCGCTGGAACGTAATGGCCAGCGAAGGCGATAAAAAAACGGTATAGAGCATGATAACGAACACCGATGGTAACAGCAGCGCAAAGGTGATTTTATGCCCAAAGGCAATGCCAAAGGCCATCCCTGCCAACCATAAATAACGAGAGTCGTTGGTTTGCCGATAGGTAAACAGCATATACAGCAGCACGCTCAGGTAAGCCGTCAGTACAATGTCTGTTTCGGTTGTGATGGCCTGCATCAGAAAATCGGGGAGCAATGCATAGGCCAGCGCTGAAAAGAAACTGGCAGATAAACGTGTTTGCTCGGGCCGGCCAGCACCAATACGCTGCACAATGCCGAACACCGACACAATGGCTACCCAATAGCTCAGGTGATGAATAAACTTAAAGCCATTTTCGAAGTGGCCCGTTATCAGAAACGAATAGATCTGTAGCGTACAGACACTCTTTGGGTATGTATCGATGTTCCAGTTCGTACCGCCAAAGTGGCGCATAGTGCCGCGCTGGATATACTGCATCACCCGATTCAGATGCCCCGTCATGCTGTCCCATTCGTTAGGAACGGTGAACAAGACCAGCAATAGGTTGGTAAGGGCAATGAGGGTTAGCGAAATCAGCAACGCTGAAAACAGAAATCTGGGGAAAGGGGTAAGGTTCCGAAACCAGCGCCCATAAGTTCTCCGACGCTGACGGAGCAGTAAGGAAACCGAAAAGCGCTGATGGTTCGGAGTTAGTTTTTGTACGACCCAGCCAATCAGAGTTGCCGTAATAAATACCGATCCTGCCCAAACCGGTGTATTGGCCGTTTGATAGAGCGCCGATAAAACGAAGCCGGTTAAGATAACGCTCCCGGCTCCCAACAAAAATGTTGTAAGTAGCCATTCGACCACCGATTTCCGGCAGATACGCGCCGATAACCGGCCGAGGTAAATGACGAATAGAAAAAAAGAAATTAGATAAAGGATGGTCATATAGTACTAATGAAAGATTGACGGTATAGGCCAGTCAATTCATTATGCAGGTTCGCTCAACACGGCAATAGCCTCATTTACAATCGCCGAAATCCGATCGACATCTTCTTCGGGCAAACCCGGATAGAGGGGTAGGCACAGCACGCGCAGAGCAATGTCTTCCGATACAGGGCATGGCTGATGCCCCACCACAAAAGGTAGTGTATTGAGCGATGGATAGAAGTATCGACGCGGGACAATATGCTGGGCGTTGAGGGCTTCCATAACACGCAGCAGGGTAGCTTCTGAATCGAAAACAACCGGATAGTAGGCATAATTATAGGCAACACCCGGGGTTAACACAGGGCGAGTAATCCGGCCGAAATTCAGCCGGTCGTTATACCAGCCGAAAACCTGTTTTCGGGATTCAATCAGATCAGGTACTTTCGGTAGAACACAAAGGCCCATAGCGGCATGGAACTCCGAGTTTTTGGCATTGATCCCGATGCTGTAATAATCGTCGTTGCGATGACCAAATGAGCGGTAGAAATGCAGTTTCTCCGCCATTTCATCGTCATTGGTAACAATACAACCACCTTCTACCGTATGAAAAACTTTAGTAGCATGAAAGCTACATGTACTCAGATCGCCGTAGCTAAGAATAGATTTTCCGTTGTAGGTTGCTCCAAAGGTATGGGCCGCATCGTAGATGACCTTCAGGTTATATTTTTCGGCTATTGCCTGAATCTGCTCGATCCGGCAGGCGTTGCCATAGACATGCGTAGCCAGAATGGCTTGTGTGTTTTCGGTAATGAGCGGTTCAATTTTGTCGGGATCAATGCAATAATCGTCGGGGCGAACGTCAGCAAAAACAGGCGTACAGCCTTCCCACAACAGTGCATTAGTCGTAGCAACGTAAGAAAAGGGGGTTGTAATGACCTCTTTGGTAATGTTGAGGGCTTTGAGGGCCATTTGTAAAACTACCGTCCCATTGGTACAATACTTCAGGTGCTTAACGCCCAGAAATTCTTTTAGTTGACCTTCCAGCTCACGGAGCAGAGGCCCGTCGTTGGTTAGGTGAACGCGTTCCCAGATACCCTTGAGATACTGCGTATATTCCTCCAGGTCGGGCAGATATGATTTGGTAACGTTAATCATTGGCTAAGTTTTTAGTTTTCGATAAGATAACCCTCGAAAACTCATTTTATAGATGCTGGTTCTAGCATCCCCATTTCGAACGGAAATTGTGGACGAACATAACCCGGCCACTTTCCGTACCAGGCAATTCCTTCGCGATAGTCTTCCACATCGAAGGTAATACCTTCTTCCATAACGTAGAGGGGAGTAACGGTATCTTTTACTACC harbors:
- a CDS encoding WbqC family protein, whose translation is MTLAIMQPYFMPYVGYMQLMKAVDAFVLYDDVAFINRGWINRNKLLINGQEYLFTVPLKDASQNKRINEVHLADDPKWRSKLLKTVEQGYRKAPYYATVMPLTEKIINFTTDSIADLIHFSLVELNQYLGLTTRLIASSSIYDNSQLKAQERILDICRQENATGYINPIGGLELYDKPTFAQAGINLNFLKAKRVEYSQFKNDFIPWLSILDIMMFNDVATVRVLLDEYELV
- a CDS encoding glycosyltransferase family 39 protein — protein: MTILYLISFFLFVIYLGRLSARICRKSVVEWLLTTFLLGAGSVILTGFVLSALYQTANTPVWAGSVFITATLIGWVVQKLTPNHQRFSVSLLLRQRRRTYGRWFRNLTPFPRFLFSALLISLTLIALTNLLLVLFTVPNEWDSMTGHLNRVMQYIQRGTMRHFGGTNWNIDTYPKSVCTLQIYSFLITGHFENGFKFIHHLSYWVAIVSVFGIVQRIGAGRPEQTRLSASFFSALAYALLPDFLMQAITTETDIVLTAYLSVLLYMLFTYRQTNDSRYLWLAGMAFGIAFGHKITFALLLPSVFVIMLYTVFLSPSLAITFQRTWRLAAAIVVAVCIWTLPTGYLKNIEVFGHPIGPPTALKHQSVERAGPLSNLLEQGSRNVVRYAYDHVNLDGIRNLKAGAELNHAMRQPLVMLEDKLHMRLDEETDFSIQPFAFDRRFVFYNANPYWGIFGFGLVFPLLFLVLIGFIRSTPHVYIGIALLLHFLALSYSAPYDPFKGRYFIETGLFGITFLALVFLSPRATVDVPGRLLWKSYVGLVTVLGCISALLSIFLNTRALPFAWTAPDGKSFPSAFQSDRIEQMTLGRPDIYVAYKRFDELVPDTATVALGTINDDYEYPLYGPKLSRRLITINPFEQGVQPIPKNASYLFFAKSVIAPRPGDIRLGTDTTMRNSVIVPGEDYYLRKLN
- a CDS encoding DegT/DnrJ/EryC1/StrS family aminotransferase; translation: MINVTKSYLPDLEEYTQYLKGIWERVHLTNDGPLLRELEGQLKEFLGVKHLKYCTNGTVVLQMALKALNITKEVITTPFSYVATTNALLWEGCTPVFADVRPDDYCIDPDKIEPLITENTQAILATHVYGNACRIEQIQAIAEKYNLKVIYDAAHTFGATYNGKSILSYGDLSTCSFHATKVFHTVEGGCIVTNDDEMAEKLHFYRSFGHRNDDYYSIGINAKNSEFHAAMGLCVLPKVPDLIESRKQVFGWYNDRLNFGRITRPVLTPGVAYNYAYYPVVFDSEATLLRVMEALNAQHIVPRRYFYPSLNTLPFVVGHQPCPVSEDIALRVLCLPLYPGLPEEDVDRISAIVNEAIAVLSEPA